The Xanthobacter flavus genome includes a window with the following:
- a CDS encoding FkbM family methyltransferase, whose product MNEPAFREAPLTVTGRAISLALHVALGRSPIAEITPGARLKLPADLRFTTTSIYLLRDNVEPEVRYLDKFLRPGDVFVDVGANIGLFTLKAATIVSRVVAAEPGADAGQQLKQNLALNGFKNVTIVPKAISDAVGKAVLFHNPLGDDPQAFSLINDGTSTESEEVEITTLDNLVADAGVARVDCIKIDVEGAEDRVIGGAAKTLDAFHPTVIFEMNCPTLVADGGDTEAAWNALAAHGYRFFQMEDNGALKPLATCPTAFGNYVALHPQGRVLSEGGAPAA is encoded by the coding sequence GTGAACGAACCGGCATTCCGCGAGGCCCCTCTGACGGTGACGGGGCGCGCGATCTCCCTCGCCCTGCACGTGGCCCTCGGGCGCAGCCCCATCGCCGAGATCACCCCCGGCGCCCGGCTGAAGCTGCCGGCTGACCTGCGCTTCACCACCACCTCCATCTATCTGCTCCGCGACAATGTGGAGCCCGAGGTGCGCTATCTCGACAAGTTCCTGCGGCCCGGCGACGTGTTCGTGGACGTGGGCGCCAATATCGGCCTGTTCACCCTGAAGGCGGCGACCATCGTGAGCCGCGTGGTGGCGGCCGAGCCCGGCGCCGACGCGGGCCAGCAGCTCAAGCAGAACCTGGCGCTCAACGGCTTCAAGAACGTCACCATCGTGCCCAAGGCGATTTCCGACGCGGTGGGCAAGGCCGTGCTGTTCCACAATCCGCTCGGCGACGACCCGCAGGCCTTCTCGCTCATCAATGACGGGACCAGCACCGAGAGCGAGGAAGTGGAGATCACCACCCTCGACAATCTGGTGGCGGACGCAGGGGTGGCGCGCGTCGACTGCATCAAGATCGACGTGGAAGGCGCCGAGGACCGGGTGATCGGCGGCGCGGCGAAGACGCTGGATGCCTTCCATCCGACCGTCATCTTCGAGATGAACTGCCCGACCCTCGTGGCGGACGGCGGCGACACCGAGGCGGCCTGGAATGCGCTGGCCGCGCACGGCTATCGCTTCTTCCAGATGGAGGATAACGGCGCGTTGAAGCCGCTCGCGACCTGCCCCACCGCCTTCGGCAACTATGTGGCGCTGCATCCGCAGGGCCGCGTGCTCTCGGAAGGGGGCGCGCCGGCCGCCTGA
- a CDS encoding acyltransferase family protein has translation MLESLQVLRAIAALMVVVFHLGAPLQRLGLEAPWPQSGAAGVDIFFVLSGFLMLVTTYGRDGYTGSFYHKRLVRIVPLYWIVTTASLALLLFAPQLVKSGKAEAWHIIASYLFLPARHPVLGTLEPLVVPGWTLNYEMFFYLLWGIALLLPQERRLVGVGAVIAGLSVLGLALPSDNTFFAFYTSSIMLEFVFGLGLGLWYLNGAPIPRGWGFVLIACGFVSLLSQGEVPPETRWLRWGVPAAMVVAGALVLERARPVPRVAALALLGDASYSLYLVHGMVLSAVGQVFVRLAPSLPLSGPALYIACGVTAVGAAMVISVLVHLWVERPLLRVMSGRRPVPGKATAERPG, from the coding sequence ATGCTTGAGTCGCTGCAGGTCCTGCGCGCCATCGCCGCCCTCATGGTGGTGGTGTTCCATCTCGGCGCGCCGCTTCAGCGGCTGGGCCTGGAAGCGCCATGGCCGCAATCGGGCGCGGCGGGCGTGGACATCTTCTTCGTGCTGTCGGGCTTCCTGATGCTGGTCACCACCTACGGGCGCGACGGCTATACCGGGAGCTTCTACCACAAGCGTCTCGTGCGCATCGTCCCGCTCTACTGGATCGTGACCACCGCGAGCCTCGCGCTGCTCCTTTTCGCACCACAGCTTGTGAAGAGCGGCAAGGCGGAGGCCTGGCACATCATCGCCTCCTATCTGTTCCTGCCCGCCCGCCACCCGGTGCTGGGGACGCTGGAGCCCCTCGTGGTGCCCGGCTGGACGCTGAACTACGAGATGTTCTTCTACCTGCTCTGGGGCATCGCCCTCCTGCTCCCGCAGGAGCGCCGGCTGGTGGGGGTCGGCGCGGTCATCGCGGGCCTTTCCGTCCTCGGCCTCGCCCTGCCGAGCGACAACACCTTCTTCGCCTTCTACACCTCGTCCATCATGCTGGAGTTCGTCTTCGGCCTGGGCCTCGGGCTCTGGTATCTGAACGGCGCGCCCATTCCGCGCGGCTGGGGCTTCGTGCTGATCGCCTGCGGCTTCGTCTCTCTGCTGTCGCAGGGAGAGGTGCCGCCGGAGACGCGGTGGCTGAGGTGGGGCGTGCCGGCGGCCATGGTGGTGGCGGGCGCGCTGGTTCTGGAACGGGCCCGCCCGGTGCCGCGGGTCGCCGCGCTGGCGCTTTTGGGCGACGCTTCCTATTCGCTCTATCTCGTGCACGGCATGGTGCTCTCCGCCGTGGGGCAGGTGTTCGTGCGCCTCGCGCCATCCCTGCCCCTCTCCGGGCCCGCGCTCTACATCGCCTGCGGCGTCACTGCCGTGGGCGCGGCCATGGTGATCTCCGTGCTGGTCCATCTCTGGGTCGAACGGCCGCTGCTGCGGGTCATGAGCGGCCGGCGCCCGGTACCCGGCAAGGCCACGGCCGAGCGGCCGGGATGA
- a CDS encoding WecB/TagA/CpsF family glycosyltransferase, whose amino-acid sequence MFAESEAAGSVRTQTFLKVPFDCLDVAGAAKAIATRPPGAPFAYVVTSNASHLVRLNERGDARFAAALEGAGLNTLDGSAPHWLARNVFGLDIPLCPGSDLTTYLFEHVITPDDAVTVIGGNDEMKRRLIERYGLRTLHMHVPPMGFIDDPQAVEATIRFVEEHPARYVFLVVGAPRSEYLAHMIRARGKAVGTGLCVGSALNFLTGLVQRASPAFRKLGLEWLYRLIQSPGTHIERVFVDSLPIFRVAAKAKLDPAAYGMKPAPADRP is encoded by the coding sequence ATGTTCGCGGAGAGCGAGGCGGCCGGTTCCGTCCGGACACAGACCTTCCTGAAGGTGCCATTTGACTGCCTGGACGTGGCCGGCGCGGCCAAGGCCATCGCCACCCGCCCGCCGGGAGCGCCGTTCGCCTATGTGGTGACATCCAACGCCTCCCATCTGGTGCGGCTCAACGAGCGCGGCGATGCACGTTTCGCCGCCGCGCTCGAGGGCGCCGGCCTCAACACCCTCGATGGCTCGGCACCCCACTGGCTCGCCCGCAACGTCTTCGGCCTGGACATCCCGCTGTGCCCCGGCAGCGACCTGACCACCTACCTGTTCGAGCATGTCATCACGCCCGACGACGCGGTGACGGTGATCGGCGGCAATGACGAGATGAAGCGCCGCCTCATCGAGCGCTACGGCCTGCGCACCCTCCACATGCACGTGCCGCCCATGGGCTTCATCGACGATCCGCAGGCGGTGGAAGCGACCATCCGCTTCGTGGAGGAGCACCCGGCGCGCTATGTCTTCCTCGTGGTGGGCGCGCCGCGGTCGGAATATCTCGCCCACATGATCCGCGCGCGCGGCAAGGCGGTCGGCACCGGCCTGTGCGTCGGCAGCGCGCTGAACTTCCTCACCGGGCTGGTGCAGCGGGCGAGCCCCGCCTTCCGCAAGCTCGGCCTCGAATGGCTCTACCGCCTGATCCAGAGCCCCGGCACCCATATCGAACGTGTGTTCGTGGATTCGCTGCCCATCTTCCGGGTGGCGGCGAAGGCGAAGCTCGATCCCGCCGCCTATGGCATGAAGCCGGCCCCGGCGGACCGCCCCTGA
- a CDS encoding lipopolysaccharide biosynthesis protein — protein sequence MSAAQLRSVTGLINTYGIYLAAMMARGLELVGKLGLYVIGARVLGVHDSGYFFLCLTWVGVFATVSRGGFERAVVRHVAGELAIGKGRAARHALLTGGVAVLVIGLVVSLITGALSEPIATRLFRDPEAARPLFLAAFIILPQAMCYFVGNALMGLHKSAWGQLVQNGLWPCFTLAALLAGVHSLEGILIALAAANVAATLIGLVLVWRDRHRFVDTPSDVDGTAEQLPALWRTAMPLAVVETVQILLPSLPVLLLATFGQPAQVGAFSVASRISMLTWVVSASIGSVAAPSFAARHRQGQWDALRQLNRKVRLAIAVFSAPLLVGMFFFPAMILHLVGPGFEIAATALVILAVGQLVYALLPCQEIVLAMAGHGGLLRWLTVAQTVVCLILCVLLIPPFGMVGAAIATAVFASQLAIGSALAVLRTMPRAF from the coding sequence ATGAGCGCCGCCCAGTTGCGCTCCGTCACGGGGCTCATCAACACCTACGGCATCTATCTCGCGGCCATGATGGCGCGGGGGCTCGAACTGGTCGGCAAGCTCGGCCTTTACGTGATCGGCGCGCGCGTTCTGGGCGTGCATGACTCAGGCTATTTCTTCCTTTGCCTCACCTGGGTCGGGGTTTTCGCCACCGTCTCGCGCGGCGGCTTCGAGCGGGCCGTGGTCCGCCATGTCGCCGGAGAACTCGCCATCGGCAAGGGGCGCGCCGCCCGGCACGCCCTCTTGACCGGCGGCGTAGCCGTGCTGGTTATCGGGCTGGTCGTCTCCCTCATCACCGGCGCCTTGTCGGAGCCGATCGCCACCCGCCTCTTCCGCGACCCCGAGGCGGCCCGCCCCCTGTTCCTCGCCGCCTTCATCATCCTGCCCCAGGCCATGTGCTATTTCGTCGGCAATGCGCTGATGGGCCTGCACAAGAGCGCCTGGGGGCAACTCGTGCAGAACGGGCTCTGGCCCTGCTTCACGCTGGCGGCGCTGCTCGCTGGTGTTCACTCCCTGGAGGGCATTCTGATCGCGCTGGCGGCAGCCAACGTCGCGGCCACGCTCATCGGCCTCGTGCTGGTCTGGCGGGATCGCCACCGCTTCGTGGACACCCCCTCCGATGTGGACGGCACGGCGGAGCAACTGCCCGCGCTGTGGCGCACGGCCATGCCGCTGGCAGTGGTTGAGACGGTGCAGATCCTCCTGCCCTCCCTGCCGGTGCTTCTGCTCGCCACCTTCGGCCAACCGGCGCAGGTGGGCGCCTTCAGCGTGGCGAGCCGCATCTCCATGCTGACCTGGGTTGTGAGCGCCTCCATCGGCAGCGTGGCGGCGCCGTCCTTCGCCGCCCGCCACCGGCAGGGCCAGTGGGACGCGCTGCGCCAGCTGAACCGCAAGGTGCGCCTGGCCATCGCGGTGTTCAGCGCGCCGCTGCTGGTCGGGATGTTCTTCTTCCCTGCGATGATCCTGCATCTGGTGGGCCCGGGCTTCGAGATCGCGGCCACCGCGCTGGTCATCCTCGCGGTGGGCCAACTGGTCTATGCCCTCCTGCCCTGCCAGGAGATCGTGCTGGCCATGGCGGGCCACGGCGGTTTGCTGCGCTGGCTCACGGTGGCGCAGACGGTGGTCTGCCTGATCCTGTGCGTGCTGCTCATCCCGCCCTTCGGCATGGTCGGCGCGGCCATCGCCACGGCCGTGTTCGCCTCCCAGCTCGCCATCGGCTCGGCGCTGGCGGTTCTGCGCACCATGCCGCGCGCCTTCTAA
- a CDS encoding polysaccharide biosynthesis/export family protein codes for MTGAASRRRAAAPWRIGLVLASLCILNGCAAIATSQSTGTEPFTTGHELRFTEVNSDRFKPWTDQVPSYRLGPGDKIKVKYFITREMDEDLTVGPDGSIAPRAIGQIRVEGSSLSSVQDYIRRESRKELVDQKVVVSLEEAVSARVYVGGMVAHPGAFKLADMGTSVLQGILQAGGFTEEARTGQVALIRRGPNNEPMLRLINVRDVIQTGFDANDVPLVTGDIIYVPRSSIAEVNLWIDQFITKVVPFQRQFSYTIGSYTQTGGASSLLQ; via the coding sequence ATGACCGGCGCTGCGTCCCGCCGCCGTGCCGCCGCCCCTTGGCGCATCGGGCTCGTCCTCGCGAGCCTTTGTATTCTCAACGGTTGCGCCGCCATCGCGACGTCCCAGAGCACGGGCACGGAGCCCTTCACCACCGGACACGAACTGCGCTTCACCGAGGTGAATTCCGACCGTTTCAAGCCGTGGACGGACCAGGTGCCGAGCTATCGGCTCGGTCCGGGCGACAAGATCAAGGTCAAGTATTTCATCACCCGCGAAATGGATGAGGATCTCACCGTCGGTCCCGATGGATCCATCGCGCCGCGGGCGATCGGCCAGATCCGGGTGGAAGGCAGCAGCCTGTCCAGCGTGCAGGACTACATCCGCCGCGAGTCCCGCAAGGAACTCGTCGACCAGAAGGTGGTGGTGTCGCTGGAGGAGGCGGTCTCCGCCCGCGTCTATGTGGGCGGGATGGTGGCCCACCCCGGCGCCTTCAAGCTGGCCGACATGGGCACCAGCGTGCTGCAGGGCATTCTCCAGGCCGGCGGCTTCACCGAGGAGGCGCGCACCGGACAGGTCGCCCTCATCCGCCGCGGCCCCAACAACGAGCCCATGTTGCGCCTCATCAACGTGCGCGACGTGATCCAGACCGGATTCGACGCCAACGACGTGCCGCTGGTGACCGGCGACATCATCTACGTGCCGCGCTCCTCCATCGCCGAAGTCAATCTCTGGATTGACCAGTTCATCACCAAGGTGGTGCCGTTCCAGCGTCAGTTCAGCTATACGATCGGCTCCTACACCCAGACCGGCGGCGCAAGCTCGCTTCTGCAGTAG
- a CDS encoding FkbM family methyltransferase: MPRLFALACPWIDERVARDPASEVRLLKLLVSPGETVCDIGANRGLFTYWLLKGGARVLAFEPNPRLARILRLRFPAELADGRLRLFETALGSTRGEAVLHIPQGMSPLATIDGNLANGLSGTVDDVPVALNPLDACVDVPVSFIKLDVEGYESAVLQGATRVLAESRPTLLVEAEERHRAGAVADVARMLAPLGYEGFFRLGGAMRPLSAFDPVIHQNREALVPDGSRTRRDAVYVNNFVFAARPEIIARLKDWTD, translated from the coding sequence ATGCCGCGGCTGTTCGCATTGGCCTGCCCATGGATCGACGAGCGCGTTGCGCGCGATCCCGCGAGCGAGGTCAGGCTGCTGAAGCTTCTGGTGTCGCCGGGGGAAACGGTGTGCGACATCGGCGCCAATCGTGGCCTGTTCACCTACTGGCTGCTGAAGGGCGGCGCGCGCGTGCTCGCCTTCGAGCCGAACCCGCGCCTCGCGCGCATCCTGCGCCTGCGCTTTCCCGCCGAGCTCGCCGATGGCCGGCTGCGCCTGTTCGAGACCGCGCTGGGCAGCACCCGTGGCGAGGCGGTGCTGCACATCCCGCAGGGGATGTCGCCGCTCGCGACCATCGACGGCAATCTCGCCAACGGCCTGTCGGGGACAGTGGACGACGTGCCGGTGGCGCTCAACCCGCTCGATGCGTGCGTGGACGTGCCGGTGAGCTTCATCAAGCTCGATGTGGAGGGCTATGAGAGCGCCGTCCTTCAGGGGGCGACCCGCGTTCTCGCGGAAAGCCGGCCGACCCTGCTGGTGGAGGCCGAGGAACGGCACCGGGCCGGCGCGGTGGCCGACGTGGCGCGGATGCTGGCACCGCTCGGCTATGAGGGCTTCTTCCGCCTCGGGGGCGCCATGAGGCCGCTTTCCGCCTTCGATCCAGTCATCCACCAGAACCGCGAGGCGCTGGTTCCCGACGGGTCCCGCACGCGGCGCGATGCGGTCTACGTCAACAATTTCGTTTTCGCCGCGCGGCCGGAGATCATCGCGCGGCTGAAGGACTGGACGGACTGA
- a CDS encoding GumC family protein: protein MLMPHAAQPDATVSSPAVATGSLGFTVRDFLIATFYHIRIVLLAAALPFAIAIGAAATSRTEYTASSLLMVIVSREVSNSQNVTDSGPSVLSIEGLKQVESEVQIIESADVVRATVEQVGVDRLFPPGRFSAITRMFSSDKDAMDKAVERFQASLRASVLADSNVIRVSFTNPDREVAVEAADALVKNYLSVRRRLFENPTAKILNLEVERFRQDLSSVDAQIEKLKAKVGIIEFSQDAILASNQVDGILQRRRQVAEREVAVTAQLTEAEKQLAALPDSVFDFSEKTDALPGDEDNNTLTKLLLERDRVSSQYAPGSQLLRDLDRQIATIRARIKSRSERRYNTDRAVRNPQVNYIQNMILSLRVEQDSLSRQKDELVQQQRVAEERLAALRAAETPLIELNRRRDSLGEGFREYQRRAVAASIEEAAAQSRQSSVRVVQDAGSAVTKRSLALPLVAAGLFAGLLFGGAAGAIASTLRTSFIMPGEAERALGMPAIAVLDDTGEQPDSLATERAISSCATLLLDTRIDDQPLRAIHFLSPEDDDALPWFARSLAEEFARQRQKRTLFVDLCSATPYPLVGADSAVRGGVAVAATPVPLLWVAAEADRSPLLDLRLPIAEAEMMMAELKQAFDCIVVCSNLPRASLVTQRFSQLVDGNVMAVQAERTRKPAAIHLRDSVIESGGLLFGFIFLGRRYYLPNWLYRRA, encoded by the coding sequence ATGTTGATGCCGCACGCGGCGCAGCCGGACGCAACGGTTTCGTCCCCAGCCGTCGCGACCGGATCCCTCGGATTCACGGTCCGCGACTTCCTGATCGCCACCTTCTACCATATCCGGATCGTACTCCTCGCGGCCGCGCTTCCGTTCGCCATCGCCATCGGCGCGGCAGCGACGAGCCGCACCGAATACACCGCCTCCAGCCTGCTCATGGTCATCGTGAGCCGCGAGGTCTCCAATTCCCAGAACGTGACCGATTCGGGTCCCTCCGTGCTGAGCATCGAGGGCCTCAAGCAGGTCGAATCCGAAGTGCAGATCATCGAGAGCGCGGACGTGGTGCGCGCCACGGTGGAGCAGGTGGGCGTGGACCGACTGTTCCCGCCCGGCCGCTTCTCCGCCATCACCCGCATGTTCAGCTCCGACAAGGACGCCATGGACAAGGCGGTGGAGCGCTTCCAGGCGAGCCTGAGGGCCTCGGTCCTGGCGGATTCCAACGTCATCCGCGTCAGCTTCACCAATCCCGACCGCGAGGTGGCGGTGGAAGCGGCCGATGCGCTGGTGAAGAACTATCTCTCCGTCCGGCGCCGGCTGTTCGAGAACCCCACGGCCAAGATCCTCAACCTGGAGGTGGAGCGCTTCCGCCAGGATCTCAGCTCCGTCGATGCCCAGATCGAGAAGCTCAAGGCCAAGGTCGGGATCATCGAGTTCAGCCAGGATGCCATTCTTGCGTCCAACCAGGTGGACGGCATCCTCCAGCGCCGCCGCCAGGTGGCCGAGCGCGAGGTCGCCGTCACCGCCCAGCTCACCGAGGCGGAGAAGCAGCTCGCCGCCTTGCCGGACTCGGTCTTCGACTTCTCCGAGAAGACCGACGCCCTCCCCGGCGACGAGGACAACAACACTCTCACCAAGCTCCTGCTCGAGCGTGACCGCGTGTCGTCCCAGTACGCTCCCGGAAGCCAGCTGCTGCGCGATCTCGACCGGCAGATCGCCACCATCCGCGCCCGCATCAAGAGCCGCTCGGAGCGGCGCTACAACACCGATCGCGCGGTGCGCAATCCGCAGGTCAACTACATCCAGAACATGATCCTGAGCCTGCGGGTGGAGCAGGATTCGCTCTCCCGACAGAAGGACGAGCTGGTGCAGCAGCAGCGGGTGGCCGAGGAGCGCCTCGCCGCCCTGCGCGCGGCAGAAACGCCCCTCATCGAGCTGAACCGCCGGCGCGATTCCCTCGGCGAGGGTTTCCGCGAATATCAGCGCCGCGCGGTGGCCGCCTCCATCGAGGAGGCCGCGGCCCAGTCGCGCCAGTCGTCGGTGCGGGTGGTGCAAGACGCGGGCTCCGCCGTTACCAAGCGCTCGCTGGCGCTGCCGCTGGTGGCGGCCGGCCTGTTCGCCGGCCTGTTGTTCGGCGGCGCGGCGGGCGCCATCGCCTCCACCCTGCGCACGTCCTTCATCATGCCAGGCGAGGCCGAGCGGGCGCTCGGGATGCCGGCCATCGCCGTGCTCGACGACACCGGGGAGCAGCCGGACTCCCTCGCCACCGAGCGGGCCATCAGCAGTTGCGCCACCCTCCTCCTCGACACCCGGATCGATGACCAGCCGCTCCGCGCCATCCACTTCCTGTCCCCCGAGGACGATGACGCCCTGCCGTGGTTCGCGCGCTCCCTCGCCGAGGAGTTCGCGCGCCAGCGCCAGAAGCGCACCCTCTTCGTCGATCTATGCTCGGCGACGCCCTATCCGCTCGTCGGGGCCGACAGCGCGGTGCGCGGTGGTGTCGCGGTCGCCGCCACGCCGGTTCCGCTGCTGTGGGTCGCTGCGGAGGCCGACCGCTCGCCGCTTCTCGACCTGCGCCTGCCCATCGCCGAGGCAGAGATGATGATGGCCGAGCTGAAGCAGGCGTTCGACTGCATCGTCGTCTGCTCCAACCTGCCGCGCGCCTCCCTCGTCACCCAGCGCTTCTCCCAGCTCGTGGACGGCAATGTGATGGCCGTGCAGGCCGAGCGCACCCGCAAGCCGGCCGCGATCCACCTGCGTGATTCTGTGATCGAGAGCGGCGGGCTCCTGTTCGGCTTCATCTTCCTCGGCCGCCGCTATTATCTTCCCAACTGGCTGTATAGGCGCGCCTAA